Proteins encoded within one genomic window of Streptomyces sp. NBC_01314:
- a CDS encoding beta-ketoacyl synthase, giving the protein MTFRRIVQDVSVTGLGMLTPAGDGWRTGWERVRDGQPTAVLGPLTPVPHLACVVDFDSARLGPARSRKPDRCTQLALLAAREALSDAGLEPARWNGARVAVVMGSSYGGIEMLESEHRALLEKGSKAVSPYAVPTSLSNSVSAQLSIEFAAMGPSLTVNTACASGATAIGTALDLLALGRCDIVLAGGAEAAITPFNIVGLERIGALSHHFEDPARAVRPFDVGRDGLVIGEGAGVLVLERTADARARGAKVRGRIKGFGASSDAYHVVKPGLNGAGLTSAVREALARAGVLPEDVSYINAHGTGTQVGDRVEAAVLAELFPHRPPVSSTKAVTGHLMGAAGAVEAVLTVLAVEQGLVPPTANLENLDPAVALDIPTKCREERLQVALSVSAGFGGQNAVLAIAPA; this is encoded by the coding sequence GTGACCTTCCGCAGGATCGTCCAGGACGTGTCCGTCACAGGCCTTGGCATGCTGACTCCGGCTGGTGATGGCTGGCGCACCGGCTGGGAACGGGTCCGCGACGGACAGCCGACGGCGGTACTGGGGCCACTGACGCCAGTTCCCCATCTGGCGTGTGTGGTCGATTTCGACTCTGCCCGACTGGGTCCGGCCCGGTCCCGCAAGCCCGACCGCTGCACACAGTTGGCGCTGCTCGCTGCCCGTGAGGCGCTGAGCGATGCCGGACTGGAGCCGGCCCGCTGGAACGGGGCTCGCGTCGCGGTGGTCATGGGATCCAGCTACGGTGGGATCGAGATGCTGGAGTCCGAACACCGTGCGCTGCTGGAGAAGGGCTCAAAGGCCGTATCCCCCTATGCGGTGCCGACGTCCTTGAGCAACTCGGTGTCTGCCCAGTTGAGCATCGAGTTCGCGGCCATGGGCCCGAGCCTTACGGTCAACACCGCCTGCGCCTCCGGGGCGACTGCCATCGGCACGGCGCTCGATCTGCTGGCGCTGGGCCGTTGTGACATTGTTCTGGCGGGTGGCGCGGAGGCCGCGATCACACCCTTCAACATCGTCGGCCTGGAGCGGATTGGCGCACTGTCGCACCATTTCGAAGACCCTGCCAGAGCTGTGCGCCCTTTCGATGTCGGTCGGGACGGCTTGGTCATCGGCGAGGGCGCCGGAGTTCTGGTCCTGGAGCGCACGGCCGACGCGCGGGCCCGCGGGGCAAAGGTGAGGGGCCGCATCAAAGGCTTTGGCGCCTCCTCGGACGCCTATCACGTGGTGAAGCCTGGACTGAACGGGGCTGGGCTCACGTCAGCGGTCCGCGAGGCCCTGGCCCGCGCCGGCGTCTTGCCGGAGGACGTCTCGTACATCAATGCCCACGGCACGGGAACACAGGTGGGCGACAGGGTGGAAGCGGCCGTGCTGGCTGAACTGTTCCCTCATCGGCCGCCGGTGTCCTCCACAAAGGCGGTGACGGGGCATCTGATGGGCGCGGCAGGCGCGGTGGAAGCTGTCCTGACCGTGCTGGCGGTCGAGCAGGGGCTCGTCCCACCCACCGCCAACCTCGAAAATCTCGATCCGGCTGTGGCTCTCGACATCCCCACCAAGTGCCGGGAGGAACGCCTACAGGTGGCGCTCTCCGTCTCCGCCGGCTTCGGCGGCCAGAACGCCGTGCTCGCCATCGCTCCCGCCTGA
- a CDS encoding SDR family NAD(P)-dependent oxidoreductase, with protein sequence MKSAIRLRYEGGRHAKRLGTGASYGIGACRSDRGSRPRTCGPCGARHNILVNNAGAGLGRSFEYTSWADEQRMLTLNVVAPTSLLHAALPAMLGRGTGGSSTSRRWATGPVWQGTTYGASKAFGLAPTESLAYSRRLRTSPVTVTALVLGHTTSRFHERAGIAPSPPLLTLPGSADDFTVLHHGAVKSGGSDGEHGVLAAEAGGDGERHL encoded by the coding sequence GTGAAGTCCGCAATCCGGTTGCGGTACGAGGGAGGCAGACATGCCAAGCGCCTGGGCACAGGCGCAAGTTACGGTATCGGCGCGTGCCGATCTGACCGTGGAAGCCGACCTCGAACGTGTGGCCCATGCGGCGCGCGACACAACATCCTGGTCAACAACGCCGGCGCGGGCCTGGGCAGGTCCTTCGAGTACACCTCATGGGCCGACGAGCAACGCATGCTGACGCTCAACGTCGTCGCACCCACCAGTCTGCTGCACGCCGCCCTGCCAGCGATGTTGGGCCGCGGAACGGGCGGATCCTCAACATCTCGTCGGTGGGCCACGGGACCCGTCTGGCAGGGCACGACCTACGGTGCGTCGAAAGCCTTCGGCCTGGCACCGACCGAGTCACTGGCGTACTCCCGGCGCCTGCGCACCTCGCCGGTCACGGTGACCGCCCTGGTGCTGGGACACACCACCTCACGCTTTCACGAACGCGCCGGCATCGCTCCTTCGCCGCCGCTGCTGACCCTGCCTGGTTCGGCCGACGACTTCACCGTCCTCCACCACGGGGCGGTGAAGTCAGGCGGGAGCGATGGCGAGCACGGCGTTCTGGCCGCCGAAGCCGGCGGAGACGGAGAGCGCCACCTGTAG
- a CDS encoding wax ester/triacylglycerol synthase domain-containing protein, whose product MIQRPNTLDGCFLTHERRQPGFRPYVGMVLHASGSAPQVERVREQIAGRIERMPALAWRITKRGRRTVWACDPSFDPHDHVHEIRTPEGPTSLDETVDALLSAPLPEQSPRWGVWLIHGYCDREYALFYRAHHAAQDGQAALDALTALFGTESPAPVGLAAGRAQGRSWWRRIPARAITRTLNDTVKDLRPTMRWSPQRALTGRPRLQSAVVPSSWLRETGRALGAGGNDVCLAALAQALRSWVPESWIEDDQRGRELHVSLPVGLREPEERFMVGNRVSAVRIPLSFWEDSPAARVAAIARATGPAKTDGMRQVLRAQLRLPEWLVYRFVRHSAQARNGLEASGLMRLTGRLAMGTDPVETVVATQFLYGEHLFGVAFLSYGDKVVASVTVDRALDDRGNLAALWADAVERLWHETVVSTEEPIRTSAPQP is encoded by the coding sequence GTGATCCAACGCCCGAATACGCTTGACGGCTGCTTCCTCACTCACGAGCGAAGGCAGCCTGGTTTCCGGCCTTACGTAGGAATGGTTTTGCATGCGTCGGGATCCGCGCCGCAGGTAGAACGGGTGAGGGAGCAGATCGCCGGCCGCATCGAGCGGATGCCGGCACTGGCGTGGAGGATCACCAAGCGCGGGCGCCGGACGGTATGGGCGTGTGACCCGTCCTTCGACCCGCACGACCATGTGCATGAAATTCGTACTCCTGAAGGGCCCACGTCGCTCGACGAGACTGTGGACGCGCTCCTGAGTGCCCCGCTGCCCGAGCAGTCGCCGCGTTGGGGGGTCTGGCTCATCCACGGATACTGCGACCGTGAGTACGCGCTGTTCTACCGAGCTCACCACGCCGCCCAGGACGGGCAGGCGGCACTGGACGCTCTGACGGCGCTCTTCGGTACCGAGTCGCCCGCCCCAGTGGGCCTTGCCGCCGGGCGGGCACAGGGCCGTTCCTGGTGGCGCCGGATCCCGGCGCGTGCCATCACCCGGACCCTCAACGACACGGTGAAGGATCTGCGTCCCACGATGAGGTGGTCGCCGCAACGCGCTCTGACCGGCCGGCCACGGCTCCAGTCGGCTGTTGTGCCCTCATCGTGGCTCCGCGAGACAGGGCGGGCACTGGGGGCCGGAGGCAACGACGTCTGCCTGGCAGCCCTGGCGCAGGCGCTGCGCAGCTGGGTTCCGGAAAGCTGGATCGAGGACGACCAGCGTGGTCGCGAACTGCACGTGAGTCTTCCTGTCGGTCTGCGCGAGCCCGAGGAACGCTTCATGGTGGGCAACAGGGTCTCGGCAGTCCGCATCCCTTTGTCGTTCTGGGAAGACTCTCCGGCCGCTCGCGTAGCAGCCATCGCCCGTGCGACCGGCCCGGCCAAAACCGACGGCATGCGGCAAGTACTGCGGGCGCAGCTGAGACTTCCGGAATGGCTTGTGTACCGCTTCGTCCGGCACAGCGCCCAGGCAAGGAACGGCCTCGAAGCGTCCGGCCTGATGCGCCTTACCGGGCGGCTGGCGATGGGCACGGACCCGGTCGAGACGGTAGTAGCGACGCAGTTCCTGTACGGGGAACACCTCTTCGGAGTGGCGTTCCTCTCCTACGGGGACAAAGTCGTGGCCAGCGTCACCGTCGACCGCGCTCTGGACGACAGGGGCAACCTCGCCGCCCTGTGGGCGGACGCCGTGGAGCGCCTGTGGCACGAGACCGTCGTCAGCACTGAAGAGCCGATCCGGACGTCGGCGCCCCAGCCGTGA
- a CDS encoding cytochrome P450, giving the protein MAALPGALPLLGHAPLFARKPLDFLASLSAHGDLVRLKLGTETAYAVCHPTLVHQLLVADRTFDKGGPIYDKLREFGGNGLGTCPAAAHRSQRRRIQPAFHRDRMPGHALVMAQEIAALTSPWQNGQFLDVPAAMHQLTTAVTVRCLFDADTDRSGFPTVQSSIDALATGVTRRLMWPVPLIHRLPTPANRRYERARLHLRQITDALISDFRSARAGVGENLMSVLTAPDANGVYLSDAEVHDQVISFLLAGVESAANALSWAWHLIGTHPGVQTRLHTEVDTVLADRPAGLTDLESLELTGRIVTETLRLFPPDSLATRSTSTDTVLGGHPLPAGTTVIYSPYQLHRRGDLYPDPDRFDPDRWQDIGKPPPGTWVPFGGGPRKCIADTFSRILTTLTLATVATRWQLRPAPGQTVRPARQVVVAPHTLSMRLHRRRTDTHQGTAT; this is encoded by the coding sequence ATGGCGGCCCTTCCAGGAGCACTGCCCCTCCTCGGACACGCACCACTGTTCGCCCGGAAGCCGCTCGACTTCCTGGCGTCACTTTCCGCTCATGGCGACCTTGTGCGTCTCAAGCTGGGCACGGAGACCGCGTACGCGGTATGCCACCCCACCCTGGTCCACCAACTCCTGGTCGCGGACCGCACATTCGACAAAGGCGGCCCGATCTACGACAAGCTCCGGGAGTTCGGTGGTAACGGCCTGGGGACCTGCCCCGCCGCAGCACACCGCTCGCAGCGCCGGCGGATCCAGCCTGCCTTCCACCGCGACCGGATGCCAGGTCACGCCCTGGTGATGGCCCAGGAGATCGCCGCGCTCACCTCACCGTGGCAGAACGGCCAGTTCCTCGACGTGCCCGCTGCGATGCATCAGCTCACTACTGCGGTCACCGTCCGGTGTCTGTTCGACGCCGACACCGACAGGTCCGGCTTTCCCACCGTGCAGTCGAGCATCGACGCCCTCGCCACCGGCGTCACCCGGCGTCTGATGTGGCCGGTGCCATTGATTCACCGCCTCCCCACGCCCGCCAATCGCCGCTACGAGCGGGCCCGACTTCATCTGCGTCAGATCACGGACGCCCTGATCTCCGACTTCCGGTCCGCGCGGGCGGGAGTCGGCGAGAATCTGATGTCCGTCCTGACAGCCCCCGACGCGAACGGGGTGTACTTGAGCGATGCCGAAGTACACGACCAGGTCATTTCCTTCCTTCTGGCCGGGGTGGAGAGTGCCGCTAATGCGCTGTCCTGGGCCTGGCACCTGATCGGTACGCATCCTGGCGTCCAGACGCGGCTTCACACCGAAGTCGACACCGTTCTTGCCGACCGTCCTGCCGGACTCACCGATCTGGAGTCCCTCGAACTGACCGGCCGGATCGTCACCGAAACTCTGCGCCTGTTTCCGCCGGACTCACTGGCCACCCGGAGCACCTCCACCGACACGGTCCTCGGCGGACACCCGCTCCCAGCCGGCACGACCGTCATCTACAGCCCTTACCAGCTCCACCGTCGCGGCGATCTCTATCCCGACCCTGACCGCTTCGACCCCGATCGCTGGCAGGACATCGGCAAACCTCCGCCCGGCACCTGGGTGCCCTTTGGGGGAGGTCCCCGCAAATGCATCGCCGACACCTTCTCCCGCATTCTGACGACACTCACACTCGCCACCGTCGCAACCCGCTGGCAACTACGCCCCGCCCCGGGCCAAACCGTTCGCCCTGCCCGCCAAGTGGTTGTGGCACCCCACACACTCTCCATGCGACTGCACCGACGCCGGACCGACACGCACCAGGGAACCGCGACGTGA
- a CDS encoding SDR family oxidoreductase — protein MTPTVTKETRGSTRPGVPTGAEPSSSVDNRDHLSPGRREMGRQTVSVITGASRGIGRAVGLLLGRTGGTVVVNYRRDTAAAENTVRDIAACGGHAVAVQADIGTETGIRELFAVAESYGRLDHFVSNAAGSPLREATEVASHHLRLSHEMNTGAFVRGSQEAARLMTEGGAIVVLTSVGSTQALPGYALMGAEKASLEAWTRYLACELAPRRVTVNAVRGGLVRTDALDTYSVATGVDHADMVRSIPLGRLGTAGEIAQLVAFLLSPAAAYITGQVVVADGGMSVASPFPGRFSDADG, from the coding sequence GTGACACCAACCGTGACGAAGGAAACCCGTGGCTCAACTCGACCAGGCGTCCCGACCGGGGCGGAGCCGTCGTCGAGCGTTGACAACCGCGACCACCTCAGCCCCGGCAGGCGGGAAATGGGCAGGCAGACCGTTTCTGTGATCACCGGAGCCTCCCGGGGCATCGGCCGTGCCGTGGGGCTGCTGCTCGGCCGGACCGGGGGGACGGTTGTCGTCAACTACCGCAGAGACACAGCTGCCGCAGAGAACACTGTGCGGGACATCGCCGCCTGTGGAGGGCACGCCGTCGCCGTGCAGGCAGACATCGGCACCGAGACAGGCATCCGGGAACTCTTCGCGGTGGCTGAATCCTATGGACGCCTGGATCACTTCGTCTCCAACGCCGCAGGATCCCCACTGCGCGAGGCGACCGAGGTGGCCTCACACCACCTGCGGCTGAGTCACGAGATGAACACCGGCGCCTTCGTGCGGGGTTCTCAGGAAGCCGCTCGTCTGATGACCGAGGGCGGCGCCATCGTCGTACTCACGTCAGTGGGCAGCACCCAGGCATTGCCTGGTTATGCCCTGATGGGAGCAGAAAAAGCCTCGCTTGAAGCATGGACGCGGTACCTGGCATGCGAGCTGGCGCCTCGGCGAGTGACCGTGAACGCGGTGCGTGGCGGCCTGGTGAGGACGGACGCGCTGGATACGTACTCTGTCGCGACGGGTGTGGATCACGCCGACATGGTGCGCAGCATCCCCCTGGGGAGACTGGGCACGGCCGGTGAGATAGCTCAGCTCGTGGCCTTCCTTCTGTCGCCGGCGGCTGCGTACATCACGGGTCAGGTGGTGGTGGCCGATGGAGGCATGAGCGTGGCCTCGCCCTTCCCCGGACGTTTCAGCGACGCCGATGGATGA
- a CDS encoding SDR family NAD(P)-dependent oxidoreductase — translation MLVPGGTGGLGLAVAQKVLDSGRAVVLFARDADAGQRAAQRLGPKAVFTPGDVTDEAAVKRAVDAAVGLGRLCATVNCAGGGRAMRTVGRQRPCPLPDFAGVIETHLTGSFNVVRLAAQRMTTNELVAGERGVLVNVSSIAAFDGQAGQSAYAAAKAGIVGMTLPLARELAPWSIRCVTLAPGLFETEQTRILPDAVRESLRSTTVYPHRFGDPGEFAALVVHVLDNPMINGAVLRLDGAVRMPPR, via the coding sequence GTGCTGGTGCCCGGAGGCACAGGCGGGCTGGGACTGGCCGTTGCGCAGAAGGTGCTGGACAGCGGCCGTGCCGTGGTGCTGTTCGCCCGTGATGCCGACGCTGGGCAGCGCGCCGCCCAGCGGCTTGGCCCCAAGGCAGTGTTCACCCCGGGTGACGTCACGGACGAGGCGGCGGTCAAACGCGCGGTCGACGCTGCCGTCGGCCTCGGTCGACTGTGCGCCACGGTCAACTGCGCCGGCGGAGGACGGGCCATGCGAACGGTGGGACGTCAGCGCCCGTGCCCCCTCCCTGATTTCGCAGGGGTCATCGAGACTCATCTGACCGGCAGCTTCAACGTCGTCCGGCTGGCCGCCCAGCGGATGACGACCAATGAGCTCGTAGCCGGCGAACGCGGCGTCCTGGTCAACGTGTCCTCGATCGCGGCATTCGACGGGCAGGCAGGACAGAGCGCTTACGCGGCGGCGAAGGCCGGAATCGTCGGCATGACGTTGCCGCTTGCCAGAGAGCTTGCTCCGTGGTCGATCCGGTGCGTGACGCTGGCCCCCGGCCTGTTCGAGACCGAGCAGACCCGGATCCTGCCCGACGCAGTCAGGGAAAGCCTGCGCAGCACCACCGTGTACCCGCATCGGTTCGGCGATCCCGGCGAGTTCGCCGCCCTGGTGGTCCACGTACTCGACAACCCGATGATCAACGGAGCGGTCCTGCGACTGGACGGCGCCGTGCGCATGCCCCCACGTTGA
- a CDS encoding 3-oxoacyl-ACP synthase III family protein: MTPHLPTGVGIRSVGGYLPKETLDNAELEGLLDTTAAWIEERLGIYQRHIAAPHQQASDLGLEALHDALTVAGLPLTAVDLLLCGTATPDHMFPATAAAIAHKAGLNGVPCLDVNSGGCAGGVFALDVGARYVASGQYGCVAVVLTDVVTRVCATDDRTTRAIFGDGAACYLLQPCKAGRGIGTTLLRTMPEWFHTAHVRRIPSQDPHANAFSGGNVLVMNGPEVRDFALDVVPRFIHEIAAADGIDVHMADFIALHQANPRLIPKILQRVGVPTDKTLVTAASMGNTSGASVPLVLWEALKQERIRRGSIVLAVAFGSGLSMGGTVIRWCGEKDFLPTQQKTFPAAPTRFRDTEGRGTP; encoded by the coding sequence ATGACCCCCCACCTCCCCACCGGCGTGGGTATCCGCAGCGTCGGAGGTTACCTCCCCAAGGAAACCCTGGACAACGCGGAGCTGGAAGGACTCCTCGACACCACTGCCGCATGGATCGAAGAACGCCTCGGCATCTATCAGCGCCATATCGCCGCACCTCACCAGCAAGCGTCTGACCTCGGCCTGGAAGCCCTGCACGACGCCCTGACCGTCGCAGGTCTTCCCCTGACGGCGGTGGATCTCCTGCTCTGCGGAACCGCCACCCCGGACCATATGTTCCCGGCCACTGCCGCAGCCATCGCCCACAAAGCCGGCCTGAACGGCGTCCCTTGCCTCGACGTCAACAGTGGCGGCTGTGCCGGCGGGGTGTTCGCCCTGGACGTCGGTGCCCGCTATGTCGCCTCAGGGCAGTACGGGTGCGTGGCAGTGGTCCTCACCGATGTCGTGACCCGGGTCTGCGCCACGGACGACCGCACCACACGGGCCATTTTCGGGGACGGCGCCGCCTGTTACCTTCTGCAGCCCTGTAAAGCCGGGCGAGGGATCGGAACCACGCTCCTGAGGACGATGCCGGAGTGGTTCCACACCGCTCATGTCCGACGCATTCCCAGCCAGGACCCGCACGCCAACGCCTTCAGCGGGGGCAACGTACTTGTCATGAATGGTCCCGAGGTACGGGACTTCGCACTTGACGTCGTTCCCCGCTTCATTCACGAGATCGCCGCCGCCGACGGCATCGACGTGCACATGGCCGACTTCATCGCGCTCCACCAAGCCAACCCGCGGCTGATCCCGAAGATCCTCCAACGCGTCGGGGTGCCAACCGACAAAACGCTGGTGACGGCTGCCTCGATGGGCAACACCTCAGGGGCCAGCGTGCCACTGGTGCTCTGGGAGGCCCTGAAGCAGGAACGGATCCGCCGCGGCAGCATTGTCCTGGCCGTAGCCTTCGGCTCAGGCCTCAGCATGGGCGGGACCGTCATCCGCTGGTGCGGAGAAAAGGACTTCCTTCCCACCCAGCAGAAAACCTTCCCTGCCGCACCAACCCGGTTCCGAGACACGGAAGGACGGGGAACGCCCTAG
- a CDS encoding IS256 family transposase: MPVSENGLSSELLEELAALAAEKVHGGEGLRLMGEGGLLPELAQHLMQAALEAEMDEHLAAEAGRVGGRGSRSGGNMRNGYRAKKVMTEVGAVTVQVPRDRLGTFRPRLLPVHARRTGALDDLVLSLTAKGLTSGEIVSHLAQTYGMTTTKETISTITDKALESMAEWRTRPLDPVYPVVFIDAVHVKIRDGHVANRPVYVAVAVTADGYREILGLWAGNGGEGAKYWQTILTEIKNRGVRDVLMLVCDGLSALPDAVNTVWPQTVVQTCVVHLIRASLRYASRRDWAEVARDLKPVYTAVNEEEARQRLADFDATWGKRYPSIAGTWQRAWSEFVPFLGLPDAIRQVVYTTNAIESLNARYRRAAQACGHFPNEQAALKRLYLATLALDPTGRGRQRWNNRWKSALNEFDVLFDGRLTAGRV, translated from the coding sequence ATGCCGGTGTCTGAGAACGGTCTGTCCAGCGAATTGCTGGAGGAGCTGGCCGCGCTCGCGGCCGAGAAGGTCCATGGCGGCGAAGGGCTGCGGCTGATGGGCGAGGGCGGGCTGCTGCCCGAACTGGCCCAGCATCTGATGCAGGCCGCCCTGGAGGCCGAGATGGACGAGCACCTCGCCGCCGAGGCCGGCCGGGTCGGCGGGCGCGGGTCCCGCTCGGGCGGCAACATGCGCAACGGCTACCGGGCCAAGAAGGTCATGACGGAGGTCGGCGCCGTGACGGTGCAGGTCCCCAGAGACAGGCTGGGCACCTTCCGGCCCCGGCTGCTGCCCGTGCACGCCCGCCGCACCGGCGCGCTGGACGACCTGGTGCTCTCACTGACCGCGAAGGGCCTGACCTCCGGCGAGATCGTCTCCCACCTCGCCCAGACGTACGGGATGACGACCACGAAGGAGACCATCTCCACGATCACCGACAAGGCCCTGGAATCGATGGCGGAATGGCGCACCCGCCCGCTCGATCCGGTCTACCCTGTCGTCTTCATCGACGCCGTGCACGTCAAGATCAGGGACGGTCACGTCGCCAACCGGCCGGTCTACGTGGCCGTCGCGGTCACCGCGGACGGCTACCGCGAGATCCTCGGACTGTGGGCCGGCAACGGCGGCGAGGGCGCCAAGTACTGGCAGACCATCCTGACCGAGATCAAGAACAGAGGCGTCCGCGACGTGCTCATGCTGGTCTGCGACGGGCTGAGCGCCCTGCCCGACGCGGTGAACACCGTCTGGCCCCAGACCGTCGTGCAGACCTGCGTGGTCCACCTCATCCGCGCCAGCCTGCGCTACGCATCGCGCCGCGACTGGGCCGAGGTCGCCCGCGACCTCAAGCCCGTCTACACCGCCGTCAACGAGGAAGAGGCCCGGCAACGGCTCGCGGACTTCGACGCCACGTGGGGCAAGCGCTACCCCTCGATCGCCGGCACCTGGCAGCGGGCCTGGAGCGAGTTCGTACCCTTCCTCGGCCTGCCCGACGCCATCCGCCAGGTCGTCTACACCACCAACGCCATCGAGTCCCTCAACGCCCGCTACCGGCGCGCGGCCCAGGCCTGCGGGCACTTCCCCAACGAGCAGGCCGCCCTCAAACGCCTCTACCTCGCCACCCTCGCCCTCGACCCCACCGGCCGCGGCCGCCAGCGCTGGAACAACCGCTGGAAGTCCGCCCTCAACGAGTTCGACGTCCTCTTCGACGGCCGCCTTACCGCCGGACGAGTGTAG
- a CDS encoding metallophosphoesterase produces the protein MLNRVAVLSDIHGVLPALEAVLAEPEVSAADRIVLTGDITAGPQPTQVLDRLTSLGDRVVWISGNADRELLEYRRGQRDSIPDPIAPWAAEQLREDHIDLLGRLPQSLSLPVHGLGKVLFCHATPRDDEEVVLVDSRLDRWREVLSGLDTDIRTVVCGHTHMPFVRLAHGRLVINPGSIGMPYGRAGAHWALLGPGIELRSTTFDIEAAVTQVTQDSSYPEIAEWADYFLHTRATDADALEAFAPRDGRSHAP, from the coding sequence ATGCTGAACCGAGTAGCCGTCCTTTCCGACATTCACGGAGTCCTGCCGGCCCTGGAGGCCGTGCTCGCCGAACCAGAGGTGAGCGCCGCCGATCGCATCGTGCTCACCGGCGACATCACCGCCGGCCCGCAACCGACCCAGGTCCTCGACCGGCTGACCTCTCTCGGCGACCGCGTCGTCTGGATCAGCGGCAACGCCGACCGCGAACTCCTCGAATACCGGCGCGGCCAACGCGACTCGATCCCCGATCCGATCGCTCCCTGGGCCGCCGAACAACTACGCGAAGACCACATCGACCTTCTCGGCCGGCTGCCGCAATCACTCTCGCTGCCAGTACACGGCCTGGGGAAGGTGCTGTTCTGCCACGCCACTCCCCGGGACGATGAAGAGGTCGTCCTGGTCGACTCACGCCTCGACCGCTGGCGAGAAGTCCTCAGCGGGCTCGACACCGACATTCGCACGGTGGTCTGCGGGCACACACACATGCCGTTCGTCCGCCTCGCCCACGGCCGACTCGTCATCAACCCCGGCAGCATCGGCATGCCCTACGGACGGGCCGGCGCCCACTGGGCACTCCTGGGCCCCGGCATCGAACTGCGCTCCACGACCTTCGACATCGAGGCGGCTGTCACCCAGGTCACCCAGGACTCCTCCTACCCCGAAATCGCCGAGTGGGCCGACTACTTCCTCCACACGCGAGCAACCGACGCAGACGCTCTCGAAGCCTTCGCCCCTCGGGACGGCCGCAGCCACGCACCGTGA
- a CDS encoding TetR/AcrR family transcriptional regulator yields the protein MSVQERKERERAARERLIVATARELAERQGWDAVTTRRLAERIEYSQPVLYSHFRGKREIIGAVALEGATELAAAVRAATAAADGPRERVYALARAYLDFAERNPAVYDAIFQLDGGLAFAHEDTPAPLKDAFAALLESLGEVAGDGVDPGLFTETYWAALHGLATLTRAGRLPPKDTEQRVELLVDRLAMV from the coding sequence ATGTCGGTACAGGAACGCAAGGAGCGGGAACGGGCGGCCCGCGAGCGCCTCATCGTGGCGACGGCCCGCGAACTCGCCGAGCGGCAGGGCTGGGACGCGGTCACCACGCGCCGGCTCGCCGAGCGCATCGAGTACAGCCAGCCCGTCCTCTACAGCCACTTCCGAGGCAAACGGGAGATCATCGGCGCCGTCGCCCTGGAGGGCGCCACCGAGCTGGCCGCCGCCGTGCGCGCCGCGACCGCCGCCGCAGACGGCCCGCGCGAGCGGGTGTACGCCCTCGCTCGCGCCTACCTCGACTTCGCCGAGCGCAACCCGGCGGTCTACGACGCCATCTTCCAGCTCGACGGCGGCCTGGCGTTCGCGCACGAGGACACCCCGGCACCTCTCAAGGACGCCTTCGCCGCGCTGCTGGAGAGCCTCGGCGAGGTCGCAGGGGACGGCGTCGACCCGGGGCTGTTCACGGAGACGTACTGGGCCGCCCTGCACGGCCTGGCCACCCTGACCCGGGCCGGACGACTGCCGCCGAAGGACACCGAGCAGAGGGTGGAGCTCCTGGTGGACCGGCTCGCCATGGTCTGA
- a CDS encoding anthrone oxygenase family protein, with translation MLNALEVVTTVVVGVMVGVEFSVAFVMNPILNALPEDSGQLGHAHGGRMLGAVMPVWYIGSLVLVAVWAIAGWHQHGAGLVVTAGALLLLSVVMSLLLLVPINNRNKTWTPENRPADWKEQMRRWERFHYVRVAVIIAAFTLLVAALV, from the coding sequence ATGCTCAACGCACTCGAGGTCGTCACCACCGTGGTCGTCGGCGTGATGGTGGGGGTGGAGTTCTCCGTCGCCTTCGTCATGAACCCGATCCTCAACGCACTCCCGGAGGACAGCGGCCAACTCGGCCACGCCCACGGGGGCCGGATGCTCGGCGCCGTGATGCCGGTCTGGTACATCGGCTCGCTCGTCCTCGTCGCGGTCTGGGCCATCGCCGGATGGCACCAGCACGGCGCCGGCCTCGTCGTCACCGCCGGCGCGCTGCTGCTCCTCAGCGTGGTCATGTCGCTGCTGCTGCTCGTCCCGATCAACAACCGGAACAAGACGTGGACCCCCGAGAACCGGCCCGCGGACTGGAAGGAGCAGATGCGCCGCTGGGAACGCTTCCACTACGTCCGCGTCGCCGTCATCATCGCCGCCTTCACCCTGCTCGTCGCCGCCCTCGTCTGA